From Candidatus Binataceae bacterium, the proteins below share one genomic window:
- a CDS encoding ATPase, T2SS/T4P/T4SS family, whose product MSRSHDEFLWRRAAELLEVERLLEGKPQELSGNYDGATGACPLFADFGAGGMRALGVRLPAAQVETAIRFLAAANGKAIDAGAPFLNLVLPNGARFSACLPPASDGPTFSIRLHWRAVRPLAEFIEAPWRLAVIDHAIRRRDNIVAIGGTSAGKTTLLNALIARVSELFPDERLGIIEDEPEFRIDANNAIRRIARGGADMRRHVREMLRMRPDRIIVGEVRGGEALDLLKAWNTGHSGGFTTIHANSARAALLRLESLMQEAGVPANPRLIAESVNLLIFISRRPEGARRIAEIVRVEGCAPDGGYLLKAIEGGE is encoded by the coding sequence ATGTCGCGAAGCCACGATGAGTTCCTGTGGCGACGAGCCGCGGAACTGCTGGAAGTCGAGAGGCTGCTCGAAGGCAAGCCCCAGGAGCTGTCGGGCAACTACGACGGCGCCACTGGCGCCTGCCCTTTGTTTGCGGACTTCGGCGCGGGCGGCATGCGGGCGCTGGGGGTCAGGTTGCCGGCGGCGCAGGTGGAGACGGCGATCCGGTTCCTCGCGGCGGCCAACGGCAAGGCGATCGACGCAGGCGCTCCCTTCCTGAATCTGGTCCTGCCCAACGGCGCGCGGTTTTCGGCCTGCCTGCCGCCGGCGTCGGACGGACCCACCTTTTCTATCCGGCTGCACTGGCGGGCGGTACGTCCGCTGGCGGAATTCATTGAAGCGCCGTGGCGACTGGCGGTCATCGACCACGCCATCCGCCGCCGCGACAACATCGTCGCCATCGGCGGGACCAGCGCCGGCAAGACCACGCTGCTCAACGCGTTGATTGCGCGAGTGTCGGAACTCTTCCCCGACGAGCGGCTGGGAATCATTGAGGACGAACCGGAGTTTCGCATCGACGCCAACAACGCGATCCGCAGGATTGCGCGCGGGGGCGCCGATATGCGCCGGCACGTGCGCGAGATGCTGCGGATGCGGCCCGACCGGATCATCGTCGGCGAGGTGCGCGGCGGCGAGGCGCTCGACCTGCTGAAGGCTTGGAACACCGGCCACTCAGGCGGTTTCACCACGATTCACGCCAACAGCGCCCGCGCCGCGTTGCTCAGGTTGGAGAGTCTTATGCAGGAAGCGGGCGTGCCGGCCAATCCGAGACTCATCGCCGAGAGCGTCAATCTCTTGATTTTCATCTCCCGCCGTCCGGAGGGCGCACGCAGGATTGCGGAGATCGTGCGGGTGGAGGGTTGCGCCCCGGACGGCGGCTACCTGCTCAAGGCGATCGAGGGAGGCGAATGA